The following is a genomic window from Apodemus sylvaticus chromosome 10, mApoSyl1.1, whole genome shotgun sequence.
CTCCTGTTATTTTGCATGATGAGTGTATGACTCACACATATAAATGCTAAGTAAGAAATGAGAGTGCAATTGACCCCAAGGTCTGAAAAGTAGGAGATGTCTAACCTATGAACACATCTCATTAGACAAGTCATTTAATGCTaaactaaaaatatttacttttaattacatttattgttTATAAAAACAGCCATTAAGTTGTTAGGGTACAAATACTTAAGATTGAATCAGAGCACACTGACAAGAGGTTTGTAACCTCAGTCTTTGAGGGCTAAATATACACCTCAGAGGTACTTCCCCTGCTTAGACCCTAatttaacaagaaaaaagaacctgtaataataataataataataataataaaaaaaaaacccaagaaaaaaatcaaaaaagtatTTGAGGGCTAAGGAGGAAGATATTGTTCAAAGCGAGCTGATGTCACGATCAGGCTATGATTTattaaaatctcatctcaaaaatatttgctatttccaaaattgtgtgtgtgtgtgtgtgtgtgtgtgtctgggtgcttGTGCATCCATGCTAGGATTAAAACTAGAGCCTGGTGCATCCTATACTGGTCCTACCATTAAACCCTAGACTCCACTCCTACCCAGGACTGTTCTTCCCAGGGCTCCAATAACAATGTCCAGAGTCCAGAGGAGGAGGgtaagaagaaaatgaaacaccTGTCTCCATGATCAATTTGGGCAGATGCAGAGTTAGGCCAAGTCAATCAGCAgcatactttttttgttttgttttgtttttttacgagatagggtttctctgtatagccctggctgtcctggaactcactctgtagaccaggctggcctcgaactcagagatctgcctgcctctgcctcccaagtgctgggattaaaggcgtgcgccaccacctccggCTCAGCAGCACACTCTTGTCTTTCTCATCTATATCATGAAAAGCAGGGTCACAGCGCCCTAAGGAGGCAATGGTAGTGAGATAATTTCTGCAAGTCAAAGGCAGCCAGAGGTACAGAGTAAGACCTTCCCTTCTAAAAAGATCTCCAAGTACAAAAGTATCGCAGTCATCTATCTCAAGGTTTATCTATCAGGCTAAGTCAGAAAATGGAGACTACATTTAAAGAAAACACCATTGTTCTATAAAGTCTACAGAAGCATAAAATAAACTTTGGTATCTACACTTGGAAGTTGAGATTTATCAAACAATGTGGTAATGTATGTCTCTACTCCTAGCActagtatgaggccagcctgggctacataccaaGATTCTGTCTTTAAAAGGCTAGGTATGgtagtgcacacatttaatccccaAATTTGGGAGGTAAGATTTGTACAGTATTTCAAAATAGAGAGAGCAATCCAGCCATTTTAAAGCATTGATGCCTCTAATTACTAGAGACATCCTTAAAATTCATCTCTctttgggctggcaagatggctcagcagctacgAGTATGTGCGGCTCCTGCAgaaaggacccagattcagttccaggGCCCACAGCCagccataactccagttctgaccTGATATATATAaacaggtaaaacattcatacaggtcaaataaaataaaacttaaaaaaaaaaaaaacctaaaaccctGGCCAAGCAGTACAGAAGTTAAAGTGGAACTGACGCGCTCCCTTTCCTCAGCTGCCAGGAGCTGCGACACCCACTCCGTTAACACATCTGCTGTTACGTCAATAGTCACCCACAATGCACACAGCAGTCAGGGAAGAGCGTCATCCCCTCACCCCACATCAATCTGAAAACTTGCTTTCTTCATCTGCCAAGCAGTGTGACCTAGATAACACACAGTCCATGTCTCAAAGCCAAGACATGGTattcaggtggatttctgagttcgaggccagtctggtctatagagtgagttccaggacagccagggctacacagagaaaccctgtcttggggggaaaaacaCTTAATCTCAAAAAATAGGAAGCTTCAGCAGGGGTATGAAGCCTGTAATTCTAACACTTGAGGGCTTCTGCAGGACTATCCAGAATTTGAAgacggggctagagagatggctcagaggtaaagagcattgactgctcttctgaaggtcctgagttcaaatcctagcaactacatggtggctcacaaccgtccgtaatgagatctgacagccttctctggagtgtctgaagacagctacagtgtacttacatataataaataaatctttaaaaaattttttttgaagacagcctgggctacacagtgagcttcAGGCCATACTGGACTAGAATGAGTCCCCAtacaacaaacaaagcaaaacactttgaaattaaagtttctttaagctgggtgtggtggcacatgtctttacaCCGAGCACCCTCTCTGTGAGCTCGTCGACTTAGTGAgctcaggacagccaaagctacatacttagaccctacctcaaaaaaatttaaactacatataaataataatgtaGTTTTCAGTCAAACCTATGAAACTCAATTAACTCAATTAGACTCCAAACGAAACGAAAATTTCCAGGACTAGAGGGATTGCTCAGCGGTTAtgaacactgcctgctcttccagagtaccagCATTTGAGtgccagcacccacaaggcagtcCGTAACTCTAGTTGTAGGGCATCCAAATGCCTTATTCTGGTCATTGTGGACATGCAGCACATAGAcatatgcaggaaaaacactcatcacataaaataagattacattttaaaaaattccaatGCACTGGCATTCGAATCTGACTTGCTATCTGGACCGCCATTCTCCCTCATGGCAGCTCCTACCCCCACTGTAGGAGCACAAgccaaagggaaaagaagagcAAGTGACAAGGGCACCCACCTTCCCCTCTCGGCCACTGTGTGCACATAACCTCGGGCCATGGTTTTGAGAACTGGCTCCCTAGCTGTAAGCAAGCCAGTCGGTTGGTAGGTCTGAACTACCGCGAGCAGGCCGAAGTCAGCTTTGGTCCTGACCTACTTACTATTCATaatagagagggaagaaagaaacaggtAAGAAGGTGAGCTTTGAGTGCTGAAGAGGAACAAAGGGACACCTATATTGAGTGCCGGTCATAACAAAGTGGCTTCCACAAATGCCCAAAGTCAAAATGTAATCTGTGTAAAGAACTGGTCTCTCTTTTATCAAACACACTAAAAAGAGAAGCAAATCTATTTTTTATAACTCACCCTCTTAGTTATGGTTCCATTCACATctgtacactgtgtgtgtgtgtgtgtgtgtgtgtgtgtgtgtgtgtcccctgcaCCAGGGACCAAGGCCTGGTGAAGGCTAGCGTTCAGCTTTTCCTGATTCATCCCAAACATAAATCTACTAAGATAAACGTTTCTGACtgagcatggtagcacacacctctcatcccagcactcaggaagcagaggcaagcagatctctgtgaatctgaggctacaaagtgaattccagggcagccagaggtacatagaaagaaaaaataaaaaactatggAAAAATCTCACTTTCTCACGTTTGTGTATTGCTACATACCACTCATTACATTCTAATCTGTGTGGACCCATTCTGTTTTAGACAGTGACAAACaacaagaaagaagttaggaataTAGATGAGAAAAATTACTTCAAGTTAATTCCTATTCAGGTGGTTATTAGTCAAAGGTTTAGTAGATCAATCAGAACATTCAATTACACAGTTTTAAATTTACTCATTGCAAGATAGGTTTTCTCTaagaagagaaaacccacataaaacgCCCAAGTCAGTACTTAATGGCTTGACATGGCCATATCACAAAGCTGGCGCTGCAGCAGCGTCCTACAAAGCCGGAAGAGGTCTGAAAGGGAGACCCTGTAGCAGATCTCGTCTTTCTACATTTTGCACATTATGTACCTCCAAAGCCAAGGCTGTCTTGTCGTAGGCATTAGGGACTCGCTTCTGGATAACCCTGGCATAAATGGGCCCATTCTGGAGGTTAGGGAGCGGAGTGTTGACGCTGGGTTGGGCATAGGGCCCAGGCTCCGGCCCACCCAGTGGCTGTGGGTGGGAACCCTCCTGGTTACCTCCAATCAGAGCCGATACTGAGGCGGAGGCAGGTCTAAACTTCTCCACGTAAGGGACAGGAATCATCCCCCTCTTCCCTTCGATGTCCTCTGCATTCCACCACTGCTCTTCAGGCTTATCCCGGATTCTCAGGATGTCTCCTTTCTTAAAGGGAAGATCTTCTTCATCATTCCCATTAAAGTCAAAGAGGGCCCGCACATactctgcctcctcctgcctgAGAATCACTCCACTACCCTGCCTTGATCTGGAAACTGGTTCTATCAATGTTGTAGTGTCCAAATAGTGTATTTTGTAGAATTCCAGTAAAGCAGGCAATGAATCAAATTCTTGATCTCCTATTCGGAGTCTGGAGGGACTCACTCCTGGAAGAAACAGAGCAGAGTGTCATTTGAAGATATGTTATACTGAAGGTAAAAGACTTTATGCATCTCTCATACATATTGTCATTATctgaccacaaaaaaaaaaaaaaaaaaaaaaaaaaaaagcaaaactttctTCACAGTCCAAATGGGCATCACCCTTTAAAATTGAGCatcctcttacagaggacccatgttcaattcTTAGCACTCAACTGGCTCACAGCCACTCTAACTCCAGTCCAAGGAAAAGATCCAATGCCTGTTCCTCACCCCTTTGACCCACATGAAGCACAGGCAtccatgcagacagaacacccatacacataaaataaactaacTGAGCATCCTCTGGAAAGTCCCCATGGGGAGGAGAGACAACGGGCCATGACAGACCAGGCCACTTGGCTTTAAAGAGTGCAACACAGGCACTTCCTGAGTCTCCCAGGCTATGCTCTGCTGCTACCCCAGAAATAAAGTAACCAAATACAACCCTGCAGCCTCAGGAAAC
Proteins encoded in this region:
- the Crk gene encoding adapter molecule crk isoform X1, which translates into the protein MAGNFDSEERSSWYWGRLSRQEAVALLQGQRHGVFLVRDSSTSPGDYVLSVSENSRVSHYIINSSGPRPPVPPSPAQPPPGVSPSRLRIGDQEFDSLPALLEFYKIHYLDTTTLIEPVSRSRQGSGVILRQEEAEYVRALFDFNGNDEEDLPFKKGDILRIRDKPEEQWWNAEDIEGKRGMIPVPYVEKFRPASASVSALIGGNQEGSHPQPLGGPEPGPYAQPSVNTPLPNLQNGPIYARVIQKRVPNAYDKTALALEVGELVKVTKINVSGQWEGECNGKRGHFPFTHVRLLDQQNPDEDFS
- the Crk gene encoding adapter molecule crk isoform X2, with the protein product MAGNFDSEERSSWYWGRLSRQEAVALLQGQRHGVFLVRDSSTSPGDYVLSVSENSRVSHYIINSSGPRPPVPPSPAQPPPGVSPSRLRIGDQEFDSLPALLEFYKIHYLDTTTLIEPVSRSRQGSGVILRQEEAEYVRALFDFNGNDEEDLPFKKGDILRIRDKPEEQWWNAEDIEGKRGMIPVPYVEKFRPASASVSALIGGR